A region from the Paenibacillus humicola genome encodes:
- a CDS encoding ABC transporter permease has translation MMKVKDLELKAASRPVGKAASGRLRWLVRDLKRDKALYLLLLPGLLLILVFKYIPMYGLVIAFKEYNIFSGVGASPWVGLLQFERLFRTPDFTKIFANTFIISFLKLAFGFPAAIVLSLLLNELRNMAFKRFTQTIVYLPHFISWVIFAGIITIFLNPVDGVVNFVLKAFGGQPINFLTEPSYFRPMLVVTDIYKEIGWGTIIYLAAMSGVDPHLYEAAIMDGANRFKQMWHITLPSIRPVIIILFILSLGNILEAGFMQIFLLYNPLVYDVADVIDTYVYRKGILESNYSLGAAAGIFKSVIALALIVLTNKIVKKTGNDGLW, from the coding sequence ATGATGAAGGTCAAGGATCTGGAGTTGAAGGCTGCATCCCGGCCGGTCGGTAAGGCCGCTTCCGGCAGGCTGCGGTGGCTCGTCCGCGATCTGAAGCGCGATAAAGCCTTGTACCTGCTGCTGCTTCCCGGTCTGCTGCTCATTCTCGTCTTTAAATATATTCCGATGTACGGTCTGGTTATCGCGTTTAAGGAGTACAACATTTTTTCCGGCGTCGGGGCGAGCCCCTGGGTCGGTCTGCTGCAGTTCGAGCGTCTGTTCCGGACGCCGGACTTTACGAAAATATTCGCCAATACGTTCATCATCAGCTTCTTGAAGCTGGCGTTCGGTTTTCCTGCTGCGATCGTCCTTTCCCTGCTGCTGAACGAGCTGCGGAATATGGCCTTCAAGCGGTTCACGCAGACGATCGTCTACCTGCCGCATTTTATCTCGTGGGTCATTTTCGCGGGGATCATTACGATTTTTCTGAACCCGGTGGACGGCGTCGTGAACTTCGTGCTGAAGGCTTTCGGCGGGCAGCCGATCAACTTCCTGACTGAGCCTTCGTACTTCCGGCCGATGCTGGTCGTCACGGACATTTATAAGGAAATCGGGTGGGGGACGATCATTTATTTGGCGGCGATGTCCGGCGTGGATCCGCACCTGTACGAGGCGGCGATCATGGACGGCGCGAACCGGTTCAAGCAAATGTGGCACATTACGCTGCCGTCGATCCGTCCGGTCATCATTATTTTGTTCATTCTGAGCCTGGGCAATATTCTCGAAGCCGGTTTTATGCAAATTTTTCTGCTGTACAACCCGCTCGTGTACGACGTCGCCGACGTCATCGACACGTACGTGTACCGCAAGGGCATTCTGGAGTCGAATTACAGCCTCGGCGCGGCGGCGGGCATTTTTAAATCCGTCATCGCGCTCGCGCTCATCGTGCTGACGAACAAGATCGTGAAAAAAACCGGCAACGACGGCCTGTGGTAA